The Flavobacteriaceae bacterium 3519-10 genome includes a window with the following:
- a CDS encoding 1,4-dihydroxy-2-naphthoate octaprenyltransferase → MNIWIQAARLRTLPLSISGIIMGSFIARWRITEEGGTWDWKIFALALLVTLLYQVLSNFANDYGDGIKGTDKLRINEAEQRAVASGKITANQMRNAVILFAVLSLIATVALLYLAFFRENLMQEFYTFVGLGIACILAAIGYTVGKKPYGYMGLGDIFVFVFFGLVSVCGSYFLFTKTFHWDILIPATAIGMMSVGVLNLNNMRDIENDTLSGKKTLAARMGYRYAMVYEIVLLQLPLILMLVFMMMNKLHEQGNYYAFIFFILVFPMTALRRKIMQTKEPKELDPYLKQVGIFTLVMSVLVAFGLNYF, encoded by the coding sequence ATGAATATTTGGATACAAGCCGCACGGTTGCGCACTTTGCCGCTTTCGATAAGCGGAATTATCATGGGTTCCTTTATCGCACGATGGAGAATAACCGAAGAAGGCGGAACCTGGGACTGGAAAATATTCGCGCTTGCGTTGCTTGTGACGTTATTGTATCAGGTACTCTCTAATTTTGCCAACGATTATGGCGACGGAATAAAAGGAACCGATAAACTTAGAATAAACGAGGCCGAACAGCGCGCGGTGGCTTCCGGAAAAATTACTGCGAACCAAATGCGCAATGCCGTAATCCTGTTTGCGGTGCTTTCTTTAATTGCCACTGTGGCTCTGCTGTATCTTGCATTTTTCCGCGAAAATCTGATGCAGGAATTTTACACGTTTGTAGGACTTGGAATTGCCTGTATCCTTGCGGCAATCGGATATACCGTCGGTAAGAAACCTTACGGATATATGGGTCTCGGCGATATTTTTGTGTTCGTATTTTTCGGTTTGGTTTCGGTGTGTGGAAGCTATTTTCTCTTCACCAAAACCTTTCACTGGGATATCCTTATACCCGCGACAGCCATCGGAATGATGAGTGTCGGCGTCCTTAACCTTAACAATATGCGCGATATTGAAAACGATACACTCAGCGGCAAGAAAACGCTGGCAGCGCGCATGGGCTACCGCTATGCGATGGTGTATGAAATCGTATTGTTGCAGCTACCGCTCATACTTATGCTCGTCTTTATGATGATGAACAAACTTCACGAGCAGGGGAATTATTACGCGTTCATATTTTTTATCCTTGTATTTCCGATGACGGCGCTGCGCAGAAAAATAATGCAGACCAAGGAACCTAAAGAGCTCGATCCTTATCTCAAACAGGTTGGCATTTTTACGTTGGTGATGAGTGTATTGGTGGCGTTTGGACTCAATTATTTCTAA
- a CDS encoding Naphthoate synthase, whose amino-acid sequence MTDWKTVKEYEDITYQKRGAVARIAFNRPEVRNAFRPKTTSELYDAFYHVSEDASVGVVLLTGEGPSPKDGGHAFCSGGDQKARGEQGYVGDDGRHRLNILEVQRLIRFMPKVVIAVVNGWAVGGGHSLHVVCDLTLASEEHAIFKQTDADVTSFDGGYGSAYLAKMVGQKKAREIFFLGRNYSAREAEAMGMVNAIFPHAELEDKAYEWAQEILGKSPMSIRMLKFAMNLTDDGMVGQQVFAGEATRLAYMTDEAKEGRNAFLEKRKPDFGENKWIS is encoded by the coding sequence ATGACCGACTGGAAAACCGTAAAAGAATACGAAGATATTACTTACCAAAAACGCGGCGCAGTAGCGCGTATCGCCTTTAACCGGCCTGAAGTGCGCAATGCTTTCCGCCCAAAAACAACCTCTGAACTTTATGACGCATTTTACCATGTTTCTGAAGATGCATCGGTGGGCGTTGTTCTGCTTACCGGCGAAGGTCCAAGTCCAAAAGATGGCGGACACGCTTTCTGCAGCGGCGGCGACCAGAAAGCGCGCGGCGAGCAGGGTTATGTAGGTGATGATGGCCGGCACCGCCTGAACATTCTCGAAGTGCAGCGGCTGATCCGCTTTATGCCGAAGGTAGTTATCGCCGTGGTGAACGGCTGGGCCGTGGGTGGCGGACATTCACTGCACGTGGTTTGCGACCTTACTTTAGCCAGCGAAGAACACGCGATTTTTAAGCAGACCGACGCTGACGTGACGAGTTTCGACGGTGGTTATGGTTCTGCGTACCTCGCAAAAATGGTCGGACAGAAAAAAGCACGCGAAATCTTCTTTTTAGGACGCAACTACTCAGCCAGAGAAGCGGAAGCCATGGGAATGGTGAACGCAATTTTTCCACACGCCGAACTTGAAGATAAAGCTTACGAATGGGCACAGGAAATCCTCGGAAAGTCGCCAATGTCTATCAGAATGTTGAAGTTCGCGATGAATCTTACTGATGATGGTATGGTAGGCCAGCAGGTTTTTGCCGGTGAAGCAACTCGTCTTGCTTATATGACGGACGAAGCCAAAGAAGGCCGAAACGCATTCCTCGAAAAAAGAAAACCCGACTTTGGGGAAAACAAATGGATTTCGTAA
- a CDS encoding beta-lactamase domain protein, giving the protein MKIQFLGQNCFLFTYNGKTILSDPFYNFGKATSGFDIAAQKIDFVLITHAHGDHTADVKEVLQHHPEAKIIGQPEICGYFDHPNSIDINFGGSAKIDDLKISMVPASHTSSFPDGTYGGEPCGYIFRFSDKNIYFAGDTGVMADMALFPQIFGDIDLAILPIGGHYTMCARKAVFAASELLKTKKVIGCHFDTFAPIKINHDEALKIFEEKGVELVLPALGETFKIQA; this is encoded by the coding sequence ATGAAAATACAATTCCTCGGACAGAACTGTTTTCTGTTCACCTATAACGGAAAAACGATTCTTTCTGACCCTTTTTATAATTTCGGAAAGGCCACTTCGGGTTTCGATATTGCGGCGCAAAAGATCGATTTTGTTTTAATTACCCATGCGCACGGTGATCATACAGCGGATGTGAAAGAAGTTCTGCAGCATCATCCGGAAGCCAAAATCATAGGTCAGCCCGAAATATGCGGTTATTTTGATCATCCTAATTCGATTGATATTAATTTTGGCGGTTCTGCAAAGATTGATGACCTTAAAATTTCGATGGTTCCTGCAAGTCACACCAGTTCATTCCCTGACGGAACTTATGGTGGCGAACCTTGCGGTTACATTTTCCGGTTTTCGGACAAGAACATCTATTTTGCCGGCGATACCGGTGTGATGGCTGATATGGCGCTGTTCCCGCAGATATTCGGCGATATTGATTTGGCGATTCTTCCGATCGGTGGACATTACACGATGTGCGCAAGAAAAGCAGTTTTTGCAGCCTCCGAACTATTAAAAACAAAGAAAGTAATCGGATGTCATTTTGATACTTTCGCGCCAATTAAAATAAATCACGACGAAGCATTGAAGATTTTTGAAGAAAAAGGAGTGGAGTTGGTGTTGCCTGCGTTGGGAGAAACCTTTAAAATTCAGGCATAA
- a CDS encoding membrane protein, TerC family, whose translation MRLFFYMNSETYFLLGFLAFIVFILALDLGLLKKKSDTVSMKQAGLMSFFVVALSMCFYFVLITYGHLLHGIDSMEKLQSVISSHHHPVKIIPGDLGNSIQLYNQNLGLEYLTGYVVEYALSIDNIFVMVLVFTAFGVAPKNYHRVLFWGILGAIVMRFIFIFVGAALIEKFSWIMYVFGAFLVFTGIKMFFDKDGGDKIDTQNHPVVRFANRFFKVHNHFVGNKFFVTIDGVKKITPLFLVLLIIEATDLIFAVDSIPAIFSVTKDPYIVFFSNIFAIIGLRSMFFLLAGIIDKFRFLKVGLSVLLTFIGLKMLAHSYLDTWGFTTGHSLIIIVGILGASIMFSLIFPKQEKERKLKFDPKNDEHLRH comes from the coding sequence TTGCGCTTATTTTTTTATATGAACAGCGAAACTTATTTCCTACTTGGCTTCTTAGCCTTCATCGTTTTTATCCTGGCGCTAGACCTGGGTTTACTCAAGAAAAAATCTGACACCGTTTCTATGAAGCAGGCCGGATTAATGAGCTTTTTTGTAGTTGCACTGTCAATGTGTTTCTATTTTGTGCTCATCACATACGGTCACCTACTCCACGGCATCGACAGTATGGAAAAACTGCAAAGCGTGATTTCTTCGCATCATCATCCCGTGAAGATTATACCGGGCGACCTTGGGAACAGCATCCAGCTCTACAACCAGAACCTGGGGCTCGAATACCTCACAGGATATGTGGTGGAATATGCGCTGTCTATTGATAACATCTTTGTAATGGTGCTGGTTTTCACCGCTTTTGGTGTCGCACCGAAGAATTATCACCGCGTCTTGTTCTGGGGAATCCTCGGGGCCATTGTGATGCGTTTTATCTTCATCTTTGTAGGTGCAGCACTTATAGAGAAGTTCAGCTGGATTATGTACGTATTTGGTGCCTTCCTGGTATTTACAGGGATAAAGATGTTCTTCGATAAAGATGGTGGCGATAAAATCGATACCCAGAACCACCCAGTCGTAAGGTTTGCTAACCGGTTTTTTAAGGTGCACAACCATTTCGTAGGCAATAAATTTTTCGTGACGATCGATGGTGTGAAGAAGATTACACCTCTTTTTCTTGTTCTTCTAATCATTGAGGCGACGGATTTAATCTTCGCCGTAGACAGTATCCCGGCGATATTCTCCGTAACCAAAGATCCTTATATTGTATTCTTCTCTAATATTTTCGCGATCATCGGTCTGCGTTCAATGTTCTTTTTACTTGCAGGCATCATCGATAAATTTCGATTCCTGAAGGTGGGTCTGTCGGTACTGCTGACGTTTATTGGGCTTAAAATGCTAGCGCATTCTTACCTTGATACTTGGGGTTTCACAACAGGACATTCACTTATTATCATCGTCGGAATCCTTGGCGCCAGTATCATGTTCTCCTTAATATTCCCTAAACAGGAGAAAGAGCGCAAGCTTAAATTTGATCCTAAAAACGACGAACATTTACGTCACTAA
- a CDS encoding amino acid permease-associated region → MQKKLKLWDGIMLVMGSMIGSGIFIVSSDMMRNLGSGYWLIAVWVITGVMTIAAAISYGELSSMFPKAGGQYTYITEIFGKMTGFLYGWGLFAVIQTGTIAAVAMAFGKFTAYLVPALNDSQPLFQSGTFKITWVQILAIVVILLLTFINTKGVKNGKLLQTVFTTSKIIALLGIIFFGFLFVKDSQWAENMSFGWNSFQDFGKEIGNDLFPTGWQGISGATLLGGIAAAMVGSVFSSVAWENVTFVSGEMENPKKNIVKSMVLGTSAVMVLYLLVNFVYLNALDRDAIAFADKNRPAVAASEVIFGNLGTVIMAVLVMVSTFGCINGLVLAGARVFQTMAKDGLFFKSAIHNNKHSVPERSLWMQGIWASVLALSGQYGDLLDMISFVIVLFYMITVLGVIYLRIKKPELERPYKTWLYPVTPILYLLIGTAFCVLLIWFKPQYTWPGFILILLGLPVYWFINRRKTE, encoded by the coding sequence ATGCAGAAAAAACTCAAACTTTGGGACGGCATCATGCTCGTGATGGGCTCCATGATCGGCAGCGGAATCTTCATTGTAAGTTCCGATATGATGCGGAATCTCGGCTCGGGCTACTGGCTCATTGCGGTTTGGGTCATCACCGGCGTTATGACCATTGCGGCAGCGATTTCATACGGCGAGCTTTCTTCAATGTTTCCAAAGGCGGGGGGTCAGTACACCTACATCACCGAGATTTTCGGTAAGATGACAGGATTTCTGTACGGCTGGGGGCTGTTTGCGGTCATCCAAACGGGCACAATCGCTGCTGTCGCAATGGCTTTCGGGAAATTTACAGCCTATCTTGTTCCTGCACTCAACGATTCGCAGCCGCTGTTTCAGAGCGGAACCTTCAAAATAACCTGGGTTCAGATCCTCGCAATCGTAGTGATCTTACTGCTCACATTCATCAATACCAAAGGAGTAAAAAATGGTAAGCTTCTTCAAACTGTGTTTACAACATCTAAAATTATCGCGTTGCTCGGGATAATTTTCTTCGGTTTTCTGTTCGTTAAAGATTCGCAGTGGGCGGAAAACATGAGTTTCGGCTGGAACAGTTTTCAGGATTTTGGTAAGGAAATAGGCAATGATCTGTTTCCAACCGGCTGGCAAGGCATTTCGGGAGCCACGCTATTAGGTGGTATTGCAGCAGCAATGGTAGGTTCGGTGTTCAGCTCTGTAGCCTGGGAGAACGTTACTTTCGTATCAGGCGAAATGGAGAATCCAAAGAAAAACATTGTAAAATCGATGGTTTTGGGCACGTCGGCGGTGATGGTTTTGTATCTGCTCGTAAATTTTGTCTACCTCAATGCGCTCGACCGCGACGCAATTGCATTTGCCGACAAAAACAGGCCGGCTGTTGCAGCTTCTGAAGTTATTTTCGGTAATCTCGGCACCGTAATTATGGCTGTATTGGTAATGGTCTCCACGTTTGGATGCATCAACGGGCTGGTGTTGGCCGGCGCGCGCGTGTTTCAGACGATGGCGAAGGACGGACTGTTCTTTAAATCGGCTATCCACAACAATAAACACAGCGTACCCGAAAGATCACTCTGGATGCAGGGGATCTGGGCGTCTGTACTCGCATTGAGCGGCCAGTACGGCGACCTGCTCGATATGATTTCATTCGTAATCGTGCTGTTCTATATGATTACCGTATTGGGCGTCATCTATCTGCGCATCAAAAAACCTGAACTTGAAAGACCTTATAAAACGTGGCTTTATCCGGTTACCCCCATTTTGTATTTGCTGATCGGGACCGCATTCTGCGTACTGCTGATCTGGTTCAAACCGCAATATACGTGGCCTGGCTTCATCCTTATTTTACTTGGATTACCGGTTTATTGGTTTATAAACCGCAGAAAAACCGAATAA
- a CDS encoding putative glycosyltransferase, which produces MNLSIIIPLLNEEESLEELFSRIDLVCTSASLSYEVWFVDDGSTDLSWSIIENLRVQHPQIHGIKFSRNYGKSQALHAAFERAEGEVIITMDADLQDFPEEIPELYRMVKEENYDIVSGWKKKRFDNVMTKNLPSKLFNSAARKVSGVELHDFNCGLKAYKKQVVKSIDVYGDMHRYIPVLAANAGFRRITEKEVQHQARPYGTSKFGTERFVRGFLDLITLWFVSRFGGRPMHFFGAVGTLMFIIGFLSAFWLGLSKLIDVSRGIYGHLLTNNAWFFIALTMMILGTLLFIAGFLGEMMIRSNRTHKNYNIDEVI; this is translated from the coding sequence ATGAATTTATCTATCATTATACCGCTGCTTAACGAGGAAGAATCTCTTGAAGAACTCTTTTCGCGAATCGACCTTGTATGCACATCGGCCAGTTTATCATATGAAGTATGGTTTGTAGATGACGGCAGCACCGATCTTTCGTGGAGCATCATCGAAAACCTAAGGGTACAGCATCCCCAAATCCACGGGATTAAATTTTCAAGAAATTACGGAAAATCTCAGGCGCTACACGCCGCTTTCGAAAGAGCGGAGGGCGAGGTAATAATTACGATGGATGCCGATCTGCAGGATTTCCCTGAAGAAATTCCTGAGCTTTACCGCATGGTTAAGGAAGAGAATTACGACATCGTATCAGGCTGGAAGAAAAAGCGTTTCGACAACGTAATGACCAAGAATTTACCTTCGAAACTTTTCAATTCGGCAGCCCGAAAAGTGTCTGGCGTAGAGCTTCACGATTTTAACTGTGGTTTGAAGGCGTATAAAAAGCAGGTCGTAAAATCGATAGATGTGTATGGCGACATGCACCGCTACATCCCTGTTCTTGCTGCCAATGCGGGTTTCCGAAGGATCACCGAAAAAGAAGTGCAGCATCAGGCAAGACCATACGGAACCTCAAAATTCGGTACCGAAAGGTTTGTGCGTGGGTTTCTAGATCTTATTACGCTCTGGTTTGTAAGCCGTTTCGGTGGCCGCCCAATGCACTTTTTTGGCGCAGTGGGAACTTTGATGTTCATTATCGGTTTCTTATCGGCATTCTGGCTCGGTCTTTCGAAACTTATTGATGTTTCGCGCGGCATTTACGGGCATTTGCTCACCAATAATGCGTGGTTTTTTATTGCGTTAACGATGATGATCCTGGGAACGCTATTGTTTATAGCAGGCTTCCTCGGCGAAATGATGATCCGCAGTAACCGCACGCACAAGAACTATAACATCGATGAAGTGATTTAG
- a CDS encoding peptidase, family M14: protein MQTKITYRQNPDFPNRYISPEKLFLYLQANYSDCITEIGKSVLGRPIYKMSLAHGKIKVLAWSQMHGNESTGTHAMLDLLEIFKHQPELQHNLFTEISFDFIFMLNPDGSQKWTRRNALEIDLNRDFLKMSSKEFPILRNIVESGGYDYGLNLHDQRTIFSTNGTDPATLAFLAPSENYDRDITGTRKKSMAVIAKIFENLRNELPCGIARYSDEFYPASAGDNFTKMGLPTILFEGGHFPDDYKRTATRRFYTLALYHALNAIVDLRGTTHDWQLYQDIPVNKETHYDIIYRNVKLNLDYECVLDIAVQFREEFADGSDEISFVPIVMEVGDVGMKKGWKEIDCTGKTFVSQRKFPKLDEVVDFRFE, encoded by the coding sequence ATGCAGACAAAGATTACGTACCGTCAAAATCCTGATTTCCCAAACCGCTATATATCTCCCGAAAAATTATTTTTATACCTGCAGGCGAATTACAGCGATTGCATTACTGAAATTGGAAAATCAGTTCTGGGGCGTCCTATTTATAAAATGAGTCTCGCACATGGAAAAATAAAGGTGCTTGCATGGTCGCAGATGCATGGAAACGAATCTACCGGCACGCATGCAATGCTGGATTTACTTGAAATATTTAAGCATCAACCTGAACTGCAGCATAATTTATTTACGGAGATTAGTTTTGATTTCATTTTTATGCTGAATCCCGACGGTTCGCAGAAATGGACGCGCAGAAATGCGCTGGAAATCGACCTTAACCGGGATTTTCTGAAAATGTCGAGTAAAGAATTTCCTATTTTAAGAAATATCGTAGAAAGCGGTGGCTATGATTATGGTTTAAACCTGCATGATCAGCGTACCATCTTCTCCACCAACGGCACAGATCCCGCGACGCTCGCGTTTCTCGCACCTTCCGAAAATTATGACCGCGATATTACCGGGACCCGAAAGAAATCGATGGCCGTAATTGCGAAGATTTTCGAGAATCTCAGGAACGAGCTTCCGTGCGGTATTGCAAGATATTCCGACGAATTTTATCCGGCATCGGCGGGCGACAATTTTACGAAGATGGGCTTGCCGACTATTTTATTCGAAGGCGGCCATTTTCCCGACGATTATAAAAGGACAGCAACCCGCAGGTTTTACACGCTTGCACTCTACCACGCACTTAATGCGATTGTGGACTTGCGTGGCACAACGCATGACTGGCAGCTTTATCAAGATATCCCTGTAAATAAAGAGACCCATTACGATATTATCTACCGGAATGTCAAACTCAATTTAGACTACGAGTGTGTTTTGGATATTGCCGTGCAGTTCAGGGAAGAATTTGCTGATGGCAGCGACGAAATTTCGTTTGTACCCATTGTGATGGAGGTCGGTGATGTGGGGATGAAAAAAGGCTGGAAAGAAATCGACTGTACCGGGAAAACATTCGTGTCTCAACGAAAGTTTCCGAAGCTCGACGAAGTTGTTGATTTCAGATTTGAATAA